A genomic window from Rhizobium sp. 007 includes:
- a CDS encoding fibrinogen-binding protein, with amino-acid sequence MSYNYPNGGDETNVGALADGFANTAINDTDVEDGSTGYVGGVANGDNRNNSDSSVDVDVDSKIDVDANNGDNRDNSYDWSYDSKSYSDNDNITNTKTTTITDTDVKTDYDWSYDSKSYSDNDTFTSTKTDTDIKTITDTDIKTITDTDTDIKTITDTNSHNTTTTDSFNKTDTDFAVLEDVKDFDNLGIAGGNLNIGDNFSFTLDVDNILNGSLGAGGNGFSAVQANHLADQDSAWNIKMDNEGARNHLEADGGKAFGSEGIDISDGGWDGGAGDDVTGTSTADASAIIANSGFHLEVVQGANLLSNTFDSSVVGGNLAGDDADSGA; translated from the coding sequence ATGAGCTACAATTATCCGAATGGCGGCGATGAAACGAATGTCGGCGCACTTGCCGACGGCTTCGCCAATACTGCAATCAACGATACTGACGTAGAAGACGGCTCCACCGGCTATGTCGGCGGTGTGGCAAACGGCGACAACCGCAACAACAGCGACAGCAGCGTCGATGTGGACGTGGACTCCAAGATCGATGTCGATGCCAACAACGGCGACAACCGCGACAACTCATACGACTGGAGCTACGACAGCAAGTCGTACAGCGACAACGACAACATCACCAACACCAAGACGACCACTATCACCGATACGGACGTCAAGACCGACTATGACTGGAGCTACGACAGCAAGTCGTACAGCGACAACGACACGTTCACCAGCACCAAGACGGACACCGACATCAAGACCATTACCGATACCGATATCAAGACGATCACGGATACTGACACCGATATCAAGACGATCACCGATACCAACAGCCACAATACGACGACGACCGACAGCTTCAACAAGACGGACACAGACTTCGCCGTTCTTGAAGACGTCAAGGATTTCGACAATCTCGGGATCGCCGGCGGCAACCTCAATATCGGTGACAACTTCTCGTTCACGCTTGATGTCGACAACATCCTCAACGGCTCGCTCGGTGCTGGCGGCAACGGCTTCAGCGCTGTCCAGGCAAATCATCTTGCCGACCAGGACAGTGCCTGGAACATCAAGATGGATAACGAAGGGGCCCGCAACCATCTCGAAGCGGACGGCGGCAAGGCCTTCGGCTCGGAAGGCATCGACATCAGCGACGGCGGTTGGGATGGCGGCGCAGGCGACGACGTCACCGGCACGAGCACGGCAGACGCTTCGGCGATCATTGCCAATTCCGGCTTCCATCTGGAAGTCGTTCAGGGCGCCAACCTGCTCTCCAACACCTTCGACAGCAGCGTCGTAGGCGGCAACCTGGCGGGAGACGACGCCGACTCTGGAGCCTGA
- a CDS encoding UDP-glucuronic acid decarboxylase family protein has translation MRSFVPNEICSGYDNLSGRTPKKVLVNGGAGFLGSHLCERLLKGGHEVICLDNFSTGRRSNVHHLRPFSRFRIIEHDVRSPFDVDAALIFNFASPASPPDYQRDPVGTLLTNVLGAVNALDLARRNGATIVQSSTSEVYGDPEHSPQRESYCGNVNPVGPRACYDEGKRSAETLFFDYHRTYGVDIRVGRIFNTYGPRMRPDDGRVVSNFIVQALQNKNITIYGDGSQTRSFCYVDDLIEGFLRFSNAGKKCTGPINLGNPAEIPVRQLAEMIREMTNSRSRIVHLPRVTDDPRQRRPDISRAQAKLGWQPRVALETGLGKTIEYFEARLSAAKVAEAV, from the coding sequence ATGCGTAGTTTCGTTCCCAACGAAATATGTTCCGGTTATGATAATCTATCGGGCCGGACACCGAAGAAAGTGCTCGTCAACGGAGGCGCGGGATTCCTCGGCTCCCATCTTTGCGAGCGGCTTCTCAAGGGCGGCCACGAAGTCATCTGTCTGGATAATTTCTCGACCGGCCGCCGATCCAACGTCCACCATCTCCGGCCATTTTCACGTTTTCGGATCATCGAGCACGATGTTCGCAGTCCCTTTGACGTGGATGCGGCGCTGATTTTCAATTTCGCGTCTCCGGCCTCTCCGCCGGATTATCAGCGCGATCCGGTTGGAACCTTGCTCACCAATGTGCTCGGCGCCGTCAATGCGCTCGATCTCGCACGGCGCAACGGGGCGACGATCGTGCAGTCCTCGACCTCCGAGGTCTACGGCGATCCGGAGCACAGCCCGCAGCGGGAGAGCTATTGCGGCAACGTCAACCCGGTCGGTCCGCGTGCCTGCTATGACGAAGGCAAGCGCAGTGCCGAGACGCTGTTCTTCGACTACCATCGAACCTACGGCGTCGATATCCGGGTCGGGCGGATATTCAACACCTACGGGCCGCGCATGCGTCCGGATGACGGCCGCGTGGTCTCGAATTTCATCGTCCAGGCGCTGCAGAACAAGAACATCACCATTTATGGCGATGGCTCGCAGACCCGTTCCTTCTGCTATGTCGACGATCTGATCGAAGGGTTCCTTCGTTTCTCGAACGCCGGGAAGAAATGCACCGGGCCGATCAATCTCGGCAATCCGGCCGAAATCCCGGTGCGCCAGCTCGCCGAGATGATCCGCGAGATGACGAACTCGCGCTCGCGTATCGTTCATCTGCCTCGGGTCACAGATGACCCGAGACAGCGGCGGCCGGATATCTCGCGGGCCCAGGCAAAACTCGGCTGGCAGCCGCGTGTCGCGCTGGAAACCGGCCTTGGAAAGACGATCGAATATTTCGAGGCACGTCTTTCCGCGGCAAAGGTAGCGGAGGCCGTATGA
- a CDS encoding GNAT family N-acetyltransferase, with translation MRIDVIDTEAGFEAVREDWDRVYMDDPHAQHFVSWIWLKSYLFHRKRWFILALREREDRSPYVAFFPLRVTTQHDKKTGVFFDEIIMAGNFSADYTGFIAQPDYEQHAIAGFAAYLKRQNWTHLKLEYFSGPPQRREALVRALQGPEVMFRDSSPQNPENIDNCICPVVTLPPSFDDYLEQKMSSQTRQKLRRFLRKVESDDDYRITMATPETIDRDLDILFELWRTKWIGRKGKERTERLIGATRQLLMDSFKDGNLDVPVMWYGDRPLGALANIVDRQKKSILFYITGRDETWKTPSPGLILHGYCIRRAIADGFKTYDFLRGNEPYKYMFGPDERRISCTLFRTRSGRNLGDVIHPRSIPFVYDQALQMYRDGAKAFAEAAFRQLLETVPSHMGAEFGLASLMFEKGKLHEAEAGFTALIGRIDDPNPVYLRLGDTQLALGTYEEAARTFGRIIERSPYDAQAHYKQGVALAAAGRQPEAARVFAMVEQYNYDNPVQRKFAEKSREALRRIVSETEQAAAAPVAASKRQKTSRRNQTGRVSAKFECGATELVPA, from the coding sequence ATGCGCATTGACGTGATCGACACCGAGGCCGGCTTCGAGGCTGTCCGCGAAGACTGGGATCGGGTCTATATGGACGATCCTCATGCGCAACACTTCGTGTCCTGGATATGGCTCAAGTCCTATCTTTTTCATCGCAAACGCTGGTTCATCCTAGCGCTGCGCGAACGGGAGGATCGCTCTCCCTACGTCGCCTTCTTTCCTCTGCGTGTCACCACCCAGCATGACAAGAAGACCGGCGTCTTTTTCGACGAGATCATCATGGCCGGCAATTTTTCGGCCGACTATACCGGCTTCATCGCGCAGCCGGACTATGAGCAGCACGCGATCGCCGGATTTGCCGCCTATCTGAAACGGCAGAATTGGACGCATCTGAAGCTGGAATATTTCAGCGGCCCTCCGCAACGGCGCGAAGCACTGGTTCGCGCGCTGCAGGGGCCGGAGGTGATGTTCCGCGACAGCTCCCCGCAAAATCCCGAGAACATAGACAACTGCATCTGCCCGGTCGTCACGCTGCCACCGAGCTTTGACGACTATCTGGAACAGAAGATGAGCAGCCAGACGCGCCAGAAACTGCGGCGCTTCCTGCGCAAGGTCGAGAGCGACGACGACTATCGCATCACGATGGCGACGCCGGAAACCATCGACCGCGACCTCGATATTCTCTTCGAGCTGTGGCGCACGAAGTGGATTGGGCGGAAGGGCAAGGAACGCACCGAACGGCTGATCGGCGCGACGCGCCAATTGCTGATGGACAGCTTCAAGGACGGCAATCTCGATGTGCCGGTGATGTGGTACGGCGACCGGCCGCTCGGCGCACTGGCCAACATCGTCGACCGGCAGAAGAAGTCGATCCTCTTTTACATCACCGGCCGCGACGAGACCTGGAAGACGCCCTCGCCCGGCCTCATCCTGCATGGCTACTGCATTCGCAGGGCGATCGCGGACGGATTCAAGACATACGACTTCCTGCGCGGTAACGAGCCCTATAAATACATGTTCGGCCCCGACGAGCGCCGGATCAGCTGCACATTGTTCCGCACGCGCAGCGGCCGCAATCTCGGTGACGTGATCCATCCCCGCAGCATCCCCTTCGTCTACGACCAAGCGCTGCAGATGTACCGCGACGGCGCCAAAGCTTTTGCCGAAGCGGCGTTCCGGCAGCTTCTCGAAACCGTCCCCAGCCATATGGGTGCGGAGTTCGGGCTGGCGAGCCTGATGTTCGAGAAGGGCAAGCTGCACGAAGCCGAGGCCGGCTTCACGGCGCTTATCGGCCGCATCGACGACCCGAATCCGGTCTATCTGCGTCTTGGAGACACGCAACTCGCGCTCGGCACCTACGAGGAGGCTGCGAGGACTTTCGGCCGCATCATCGAACGCTCGCCCTACGACGCGCAGGCGCACTACAAGCAAGGCGTGGCACTGGCGGCGGCGGGCCGCCAGCCGGAGGCTGCACGCGTCTTCGCCATGGTCGAGCAATATAACTACGACAATCCAGTGCAGCGGAAATTCGCTGAAAAGTCGCGCGAGGCTTTGCGGCGGATCGTCAGCGAAACCGAACAGGCCGCAGCGGCGCCGGTTGCTGCAAGCAAACGGCAGAAGACGTCGCGACGGAACCAGACCGGCAGGGTTTCGGCAAAATTCGAGTGCGGAGCGACGGAACTGGTGCCTGCATGA
- a CDS encoding HlyD family type I secretion periplasmic adaptor subunit, with the protein MVSKKPQPAGNPIEWYSEVPRSIRYHSIIGLGVLFASFGGFGFWAATAPLASAIIAQGSFVATGNNKIVQHLEGGIIKEMSVSEGDVVKEGDVLVTLDPTAALSNERMLKLRRLRLEAVVARLRAEAQGARQFKIPDIVMAEASDPDVNAIIQSQNVVFHSKQIKLEEQLNLIDKNIKSLEYRFKGYNGQKEAFERQLSLLTEERDSKARLVKVGYMRKTDLLAIERAMADALGDISRLTGELNESEAEVAKFRQEAVIAVNSNKQAALDALETAESELDSVREQVREAAGVLERTVIRSPVNGTVVRSYYHTAGGVITTGKPIMEILPAHVPLIIEAQVLRTSIDQLHEGQTAAIRLSALNRRTTPVLNGNVFYVSADSIEENAGQQVKDVYIVRVQIPDDEISRVHGFHPVPGMPADVLIQTSERTFFEYLTKPITDSMSRAFKER; encoded by the coding sequence ATGGTGAGTAAAAAGCCGCAACCGGCCGGCAACCCGATCGAATGGTACAGCGAAGTGCCGCGCTCCATCCGCTATCACAGCATCATCGGGCTCGGCGTCCTTTTCGCCTCCTTCGGCGGCTTCGGCTTCTGGGCGGCAACCGCACCGCTTGCCTCCGCAATCATCGCGCAGGGCAGCTTCGTCGCAACCGGCAACAACAAGATCGTGCAGCATCTCGAAGGCGGTATCATCAAGGAAATGAGCGTCAGCGAAGGCGATGTCGTCAAGGAAGGCGATGTTCTGGTGACACTCGACCCGACGGCCGCGCTCTCCAACGAGCGGATGCTGAAGCTGCGGCGCCTGCGCCTTGAAGCGGTGGTGGCTCGGCTGCGCGCCGAGGCCCAAGGCGCCCGCCAATTCAAGATACCCGACATCGTCATGGCCGAGGCGAGCGACCCAGACGTCAACGCGATCATCCAGAGCCAGAACGTTGTTTTCCACAGCAAGCAGATCAAGCTGGAAGAACAGCTCAACCTCATCGATAAGAACATCAAATCGCTGGAGTACCGCTTCAAGGGATACAACGGCCAGAAGGAGGCCTTCGAGCGCCAGCTGTCTCTTCTGACCGAAGAGCGCGATTCCAAGGCGCGTCTCGTCAAGGTCGGCTATATGCGCAAGACCGACCTTCTGGCGATCGAACGCGCCATGGCCGATGCACTGGGCGATATATCGCGGCTGACGGGCGAGCTCAATGAAAGCGAGGCGGAAGTCGCCAAGTTCCGTCAGGAAGCGGTCATCGCCGTCAACTCCAATAAGCAGGCCGCACTCGACGCGCTGGAAACTGCCGAATCCGAGCTCGACAGCGTGCGCGAGCAGGTTCGCGAAGCAGCAGGCGTCCTCGAGCGCACGGTCATCCGCTCGCCGGTCAACGGCACCGTCGTGCGCAGCTATTATCACACCGCAGGCGGCGTCATCACCACCGGCAAGCCGATCATGGAAATCCTGCCCGCGCATGTGCCGCTCATCATCGAAGCGCAGGTACTGCGCACGTCGATCGACCAGTTGCATGAGGGCCAGACGGCGGCCATACGCCTTTCGGCACTCAACCGGCGCACGACGCCGGTGCTCAACGGCAACGTCTTCTACGTTTCCGCAGACTCGATCGAGGAAAATGCCGGCCAGCAGGTGAAGGATGTCTATATCGTGCGTGTCCAAATACCCGACGACGAGATCAGCCGGGTTCACGGCTTCCATCCGGTGCCCGGCATGCCGGCCGACGTGCTGATCCAGACATCCGAACGCACTTTCTTCGAGTATCTGACGAAACCGATCACCGACAGCATGTCGCGTGCATTCAAGGAACGCTGA
- the trmFO gene encoding methylenetetrahydrofolate--tRNA-(uracil(54)-C(5))-methyltransferase (FADH(2)-oxidizing) TrmFO → MNKTSSYSPIHVVGGGLAGSEAAWQIANAGVPVILHEMRGVRGTDAHKTDGLAELVCSNSFRSDDATSNAVGVIHAEMRMAGSLIMACADKHQVPAGGALAVDREAFSDAVTKVIDDHPLVSVVREEVTGLPPKEWDLAIVATGPLTAPSLAAAIQEETGADALAFFDAIAPIVYRDSIDMDICWYQSRYDKVGPGGTGKDYINCPMDEEQYNAFVDALIAGDTVGFKEWEGTPYFDGCLPIEVMAERGRETLRHGPMKPMGLTNAHNPSVKAYAVVQLRQDNALGTLYNMVGFQTKLKYGAQAEIFRMIPGLQNAEFARLGGLHRNTYINSPTLLDPSLTLKSRPGLRFAGQITGCEGYVESASVGLMAGRFAAAERKGEAVLLPPATTALGSLLGHITGGHLVTDEEPGKRSFQPMNINFGLFPDLRPGSIVKPEGVKRFRGKDKTILKRQLIAKRALADCAAWLGQSAPFAESA, encoded by the coding sequence ATGAACAAGACCTCTTCCTATTCCCCTATCCACGTCGTCGGCGGCGGGCTCGCCGGCTCGGAGGCCGCATGGCAGATTGCCAATGCCGGCGTGCCGGTCATCCTGCACGAAATGCGTGGCGTGCGCGGCACCGATGCGCATAAGACCGACGGCCTTGCGGAGCTCGTCTGCTCCAATTCCTTCCGCTCCGACGACGCGACGAGCAATGCCGTCGGCGTGATCCACGCGGAAATGCGCATGGCAGGCTCGCTCATCATGGCCTGCGCCGACAAGCATCAGGTTCCAGCGGGCGGGGCGCTCGCCGTCGATCGCGAGGCCTTTTCGGACGCAGTGACGAAGGTGATCGACGACCATCCGCTCGTCAGCGTCGTTCGCGAGGAAGTGACCGGGCTGCCTCCGAAGGAGTGGGATCTGGCCATCGTTGCCACCGGACCGCTGACGGCGCCGTCACTGGCTGCGGCAATCCAGGAAGAAACGGGTGCGGACGCGCTTGCCTTCTTCGATGCGATTGCACCGATCGTCTATCGCGACAGCATCGACATGGACATCTGCTGGTATCAGTCGCGCTACGACAAGGTCGGTCCCGGCGGCACCGGCAAGGACTATATCAACTGCCCGATGGACGAGGAGCAGTATAATGCCTTCGTCGACGCGCTGATCGCTGGCGACACCGTCGGCTTCAAGGAGTGGGAAGGCACGCCCTATTTCGACGGCTGCTTGCCGATCGAAGTGATGGCGGAGCGCGGTCGCGAGACGCTTCGCCACGGGCCTATGAAGCCGATGGGGCTGACCAACGCGCACAATCCATCGGTCAAAGCCTATGCCGTCGTGCAGCTTCGTCAGGACAATGCGCTCGGTACGCTCTACAACATGGTCGGGTTCCAGACTAAACTGAAATACGGCGCGCAGGCGGAAATCTTCCGGATGATCCCGGGTCTGCAGAACGCCGAATTCGCCCGCCTCGGCGGCCTGCACCGCAACACCTATATCAATTCGCCGACGCTGCTCGATCCCTCGCTGACCTTGAAGTCGCGGCCGGGGCTGCGGTTTGCCGGCCAGATCACCGGCTGCGAGGGCTATGTCGAAAGCGCCAGCGTCGGGCTGATGGCGGGGCGTTTCGCCGCCGCCGAACGCAAGGGCGAAGCGGTATTGCTGCCGCCGGCGACCACGGCTCTGGGTTCGCTGCTTGGACATATCACCGGCGGGCATCTCGTCACCGACGAGGAACCGGGCAAGCGCTCCTTCCAGCCGATGAACATCAATTTCGGCCTGTTTCCGGACCTGCGGCCCGGCTCGATCGTCAAGCCGGAGGGCGTCAAACGCTTCCGCGGCAAGGACAAGACCATCCTGAAGCGGCAGCTGATCGCCAAGCGCGCGCTTGCCGATTGCGCCGCATGGCTCGGCCAGAGCGCGCCTTTTGCAGAGAGCGCCTGA
- a CDS encoding response regulator transcription factor → MFMTASKTGDADQSRKFGPAGDTILVIANADLFSECLAEALAKKFAGCEVVSKGYSKAMLENDANDAKLVLFYHIAGPELNEALQVVRENHPSTSIGLVVEAIDMLEPYINRLVEARVIDGVLPLNLRLDVFMAAVDLLMKGGEHFPSALLNRLTAAQPEKSLYDTKSVAGAGAGTLRLRQGDLSALTTREVQILDLICKGTQNKIIADELHLSENTVKVHVRNIYKKMNVRNRTEAASRFFNNEAGNASGRWRN, encoded by the coding sequence ATGTTCATGACGGCGTCAAAGACGGGGGATGCCGACCAAAGCCGAAAGTTCGGCCCGGCCGGAGATACAATACTGGTCATTGCAAATGCGGATTTGTTCTCCGAATGCCTGGCAGAGGCTTTGGCGAAGAAATTCGCAGGCTGCGAAGTGGTGAGCAAGGGCTATTCAAAAGCCATGCTGGAAAACGACGCAAATGACGCCAAGCTCGTGCTCTTCTATCATATAGCGGGCCCCGAGCTGAACGAGGCGCTTCAGGTCGTGCGGGAAAACCACCCGTCGACGTCGATCGGTCTCGTCGTCGAGGCGATCGACATGCTGGAGCCCTATATAAACCGGCTGGTCGAAGCGCGGGTCATCGATGGCGTGCTGCCGCTCAATCTCCGCCTCGACGTGTTCATGGCGGCGGTCGACCTTCTGATGAAGGGCGGCGAGCATTTCCCCTCGGCGCTGCTTAACCGGCTCACGGCCGCGCAGCCGGAAAAATCGCTTTACGACACGAAGTCGGTTGCTGGAGCCGGTGCCGGCACTTTGAGGCTTCGCCAAGGCGATCTTTCCGCGCTCACCACCCGCGAAGTCCAGATCCTGGATCTGATCTGCAAGGGTACGCAGAACAAGATCATCGCCGATGAGCTGCACCTTTCCGAAAACACAGTGAAGGTTCACGTACGCAACATCTATAAGAAGATGAATGTCCGCAACCGCACTGAGGCCGCTTCACGCTTCTTCAACAATGAAGCCGGCAACGCATCGGGCAGGTGGCGAAACTAG
- a CDS encoding type I secretion system permease/ATPase, with product MNHISKQTLSADRSLRFGSTGRVDETLTVACMSAIDEAVASLRKLTENRTAPAQSVSPAEPKAEKAPEPIENPAEETVPLIPLRSRAIPSPEWSTKQAKAGETVAKATPDTPIVPLKTPGDQSEAKANPAIPFGKTIDGNRGPIRENERRQRNDGGNNGKTPDFGGGGGGGGGGASFHKRSEPVNFAVSLARGIAAVRRNMVIVMAFTIAINVLLLAIPLYLFQISDRVLTSRSIDTLVMLTVAVLGAVILQAFMDSIRRFILMRTAVELEVQLGAPILSAAARASLHSNGRDYQTLQDLQQLRSFLTSGTLIAFLDAPLMPLFVVVVYLVHPHLGLIIMTCCAVLFVIAYLNQKFTARQFAEANGYLSRANFHLDSMSRNSQIINALSMIPEAVKMWGRETAGSLKSHVSAQDRNIVFSGVSKACRMITQVALLGWGAHLSLSGEMTGGMVIAASIVSGRALAPIEGAIEGWQQFNKSASAFGRIKQLLITSPLNFPRLRLPNPEGRLDVERILFVPPPQKKVILNGISFSLKKGESLAIIGNSGSGKTTLGKMLVGSILPTSGNVRLDLMDLRNWDQRQFGESIGYLPQDVQLFPGTIKANISRMRDDVEDQQIYEAAVLADVHELIASFPQGYETIVAADGAPLSGGQKQRIALARAFFGDPKFVVLDEPNSNLDSQGEAALARALIHAKKKGITTVTITQRPALLQCVDKILLLKEGSVAMFGERTEVMEALSKSNGRQPPRIEGNDNGE from the coding sequence GTGAATCATATTTCAAAACAGACGCTTTCCGCCGACCGCTCGCTCAGATTTGGCAGTACCGGCCGCGTCGACGAAACGCTGACGGTTGCCTGCATGTCGGCGATCGACGAAGCCGTTGCGAGCCTGCGGAAGCTCACGGAGAACCGCACGGCGCCGGCGCAGTCCGTTTCGCCCGCCGAGCCGAAGGCCGAAAAAGCCCCTGAGCCGATCGAAAATCCAGCCGAGGAGACGGTCCCGCTGATCCCGCTACGCTCGCGCGCCATCCCAAGTCCTGAGTGGTCGACAAAACAGGCGAAGGCCGGGGAAACCGTTGCCAAGGCAACGCCTGACACGCCCATCGTGCCGCTCAAGACGCCGGGTGATCAGAGCGAGGCAAAGGCCAATCCCGCAATTCCCTTCGGCAAGACGATCGACGGCAATCGCGGGCCAATCAGGGAGAACGAGCGCCGCCAGCGTAACGACGGCGGCAACAACGGCAAGACCCCCGATTTTGGCGGTGGTGGCGGTGGCGGCGGTGGCGGCGCCAGCTTCCACAAGCGCAGCGAACCGGTGAACTTTGCCGTTAGTCTCGCAAGGGGTATCGCAGCTGTCCGGCGCAACATGGTCATCGTCATGGCCTTCACGATCGCCATCAACGTGTTGCTGCTTGCGATCCCTCTCTATCTCTTCCAGATTTCCGACCGCGTGCTCACGAGCCGTTCGATCGATACGCTGGTCATGCTCACGGTTGCCGTTCTGGGCGCCGTCATCCTGCAGGCCTTCATGGATTCGATCCGGCGCTTCATTCTGATGCGCACGGCGGTCGAGCTCGAAGTGCAACTCGGGGCGCCGATCCTGAGTGCCGCCGCTCGCGCATCGCTGCACAGCAACGGCAGGGACTACCAGACGCTGCAGGATCTGCAGCAATTGCGGTCCTTCCTGACCTCAGGCACGCTCATCGCCTTTCTCGATGCACCGCTGATGCCGCTCTTCGTCGTCGTGGTCTATCTGGTGCATCCACATCTCGGTCTCATCATTATGACCTGCTGCGCAGTGCTCTTCGTCATCGCCTATTTGAACCAGAAGTTCACGGCGCGGCAGTTCGCGGAGGCGAACGGCTATCTCAGCCGCGCGAACTTCCACCTCGATTCCATGTCGCGCAACTCGCAGATCATCAATGCGCTCTCCATGATCCCCGAGGCGGTGAAGATGTGGGGCCGAGAGACGGCCGGCTCGCTGAAATCGCATGTCTCGGCGCAGGACCGGAATATCGTCTTTTCCGGCGTCTCGAAGGCCTGCCGCATGATCACGCAGGTCGCGCTGCTCGGCTGGGGCGCGCATCTGTCGCTTTCGGGCGAGATGACGGGCGGCATGGTGATTGCGGCCTCGATCGTTTCGGGCCGCGCGCTGGCGCCGATCGAAGGTGCAATCGAAGGCTGGCAGCAGTTCAACAAGTCGGCGTCTGCCTTCGGCAGGATCAAGCAGCTGCTGATCACCTCGCCGCTGAACTTTCCGCGGCTGCGGCTGCCCAATCCGGAAGGCCGGCTGGATGTCGAGCGTATTCTCTTCGTACCGCCGCCGCAGAAGAAGGTGATCCTGAACGGCATCTCCTTCTCCCTGAAGAAGGGCGAATCGCTGGCGATCATCGGCAATTCCGGCTCCGGCAAGACGACGCTCGGCAAGATGCTCGTCGGCTCGATCTTGCCGACTTCCGGCAACGTGCGCCTGGACCTCATGGACCTGCGCAACTGGGACCAACGGCAGTTCGGCGAAAGCATCGGCTATCTGCCGCAGGACGTTCAGCTCTTTCCCGGTACGATCAAGGCCAACATATCGCGCATGCGCGACGACGTCGAAGACCAGCAGATCTACGAGGCGGCCGTGCTTGCCGACGTGCATGAGCTGATCGCGAGCTTCCCACAGGGCTACGAGACGATCGTTGCCGCCGATGGTGCTCCGCTTTCCGGCGGCCAGAAACAGCGTATCGCGCTTGCCCGTGCGTTCTTCGGCGATCCGAAGTTCGTCGTTCTCGACGAGCCGAACTCCAACCTCGATTCGCAGGGCGAGGCAGCGCTTGCACGTGCCCTCATCCATGCGAAGAAAAAGGGCATCACGACGGTAACGATCACGCAGCGCCCCGCCCTGCTTCAGTGCGTCGACAAGATCCTGCTTCTGAAGGAGGGCTCCGTCGCCATGTTCGGCGAGCGTACCGAGGTCATGGAAGCGCTTTCCAAGAGTAACGGCCGGCAGCCGCCGCGTATCGAAGGTAACGACAATGGTGAGTAA
- the galE gene encoding UDP-glucose 4-epimerase GalE, which produces MSPYIIVTGGAGFIGSHICKALAGAGFTPVAYDNLSTGHQDAVRWGPLIDADIADVGSLKKALGRFEPVCVIHCAANAYVGESVADPRKYYRNNVSGSLALLEACLDQQVDRIVFSSSCATYGIPAALPIREEMVQLPVNPYGRTKLIFEMALEDYAAAYGLRFVSLRYFNAAGADPQGDLAERHEPETHLIPRALLAAAHRLPCLEVFGNDYETEDGTCVRDYIHVSDLAQAHLAAVDYLASGGETLRVNLGSGHGTSVGEILSAIHRITGHEVPVHYDIRRAGDPPVLFADTARARAVLGFTPQFSDIDTIIRTASPTFGLEVRA; this is translated from the coding sequence ATGTCTCCCTACATCATCGTCACGGGTGGTGCCGGCTTCATCGGCAGCCACATCTGCAAGGCGCTGGCCGGCGCGGGGTTCACGCCGGTCGCATATGACAATCTCTCGACCGGCCATCAGGATGCCGTTCGCTGGGGACCGTTGATCGATGCCGACATCGCCGATGTCGGCTCCCTGAAAAAGGCGCTCGGTAGGTTCGAGCCGGTATGCGTCATCCATTGCGCGGCGAATGCCTATGTCGGCGAGTCGGTCGCAGACCCGCGCAAGTACTATCGCAACAATGTTTCCGGCAGCCTTGCGCTTTTGGAAGCATGCCTGGACCAGCAAGTCGATCGCATCGTCTTTTCGAGCAGCTGCGCGACCTATGGCATTCCGGCGGCATTGCCGATCCGCGAGGAGATGGTTCAGCTGCCCGTCAATCCATACGGACGAACGAAACTGATCTTCGAAATGGCGCTGGAGGATTATGCCGCCGCCTATGGCCTTCGTTTCGTGTCGCTGCGTTATTTCAATGCCGCCGGCGCCGATCCGCAGGGCGATCTTGCCGAGCGTCATGAACCTGAAACGCATCTCATCCCGCGGGCGTTGCTGGCGGCTGCACACCGTCTGCCGTGCCTGGAGGTTTTCGGCAATGACTACGAGACCGAGGATGGCACCTGTGTTCGCGATTACATCCATGTCAGCGATCTCGCGCAGGCCCACCTTGCCGCCGTCGACTACCTTGCAAGCGGCGGCGAAACGCTGCGAGTCAATCTCGGCTCCGGCCATGGCACCTCCGTCGGCGAGATACTGAGCGCCATCCATCGCATCACCGGACACGAGGTTCCCGTTCACTACGATATCCGCCGTGCCGGCGACCCGCCGGTGCTTTTTGCCGATACCGCACGGGCGCGGGCGGTTCTCGGCTTCACGCCGCAGTTCTCCGACATCGACACGATCATCCGCACGGCGAGCCCGACCTTCGGTCTGGAGGTACGCGCATGA